From the genome of Vigna angularis cultivar LongXiaoDou No.4 chromosome 11, ASM1680809v1, whole genome shotgun sequence, one region includes:
- the LOC108334487 gene encoding uncharacterized protein LOC108334487 gives MNRKTNDRLKQEKTLSYADFHHEITKTEEDAHSLKPYRNQQKQSAYKMGSEEDELVRYMSNLPGYLEKGEKIPEKVLNVGVLDWASLKQWQYSHKQVPLSSRSSTSTSNRPSSVSIEGLSGNSSKGLSCSPSHQRLSRPSLQSHFMTTPMKGYPVSVKSSQGSFGNCQNLKGGSINVDTHSEYAGVGGHLSQNHTANIPKGCERRQRNPLIIKESDIFPNGGTYEAASRTKLEMSAQDDGPEKKVENFRQPNTNAAEHDMHGKSKSIVLILPRDTPQNKHRKVPDIQSSLCKKLASSAQTRLSEIPKELPCRYPNSNISYTCSQPDKISGGHSQPKRSVSSSTEPEDIKIPASTLSAPELFRAGISPSRSRKAEEKKHNTGASSSSNGPLKGIDQKGTAEKSRSSSPFRRFSFSIGFTGKGPGCKEVAHVPHQGSVAALKSSSENARGYASSKNSGNDKPGDASKSRSSSPLRRLLDPLLKPKTGHRSMELTDKDSVLTKKNCRPGDGEISMEKKDVVRGQRVGCTNISAVDLSKNKKNRPSTFQALLRIAVKNGQPLFTFAVDNNSNIIAATVKNLAVSEEDECDRIYTFFTFREGKKKSGSWMNQASKTKGPDYIHHAVAQMKVSGSQHYASPRQNCVDSNSNKEFVLFSVKLKQGDAQVTDYEPKDELAAIVVKSPKAIDFINYAHQSSRQNDTQDLHVTVVLPTGVHSLPSNGGPSSLIERWRTGGSCDCGGWDMACKLKILANESDTYRESRISKACFPHPFELFLQGNDQDQENQPAFSFSPFKPGVYSVAFDSSFSLLQAFSICIALVDGLISYELSGSRNYIEGKNSRETGLVETDELKAFGKLEDVPATYVAYPPHSPVGRV, from the exons ATGAATAGAAAAACTAATGACAGGTTGAAACAAGAGAAAACATTGTCATATGCTGATTTTCATCATGAAATTACCAAAACTGAGGAAGACGCCCACTCTTTAAAACCATACAGGAATCAGCAAAAACAATCAGCTTACAAAATGGGAAGTGAGGAAGACGAGCTGGTTAGGTACATGTCAAATTTACCAGGTTATCTTGAGAAGGGAGAAAAAATTCCTGAAAAAGTTTTGAATGTTGGGGTGCTTGATTGGGCTAGTCTAAAACAATGGCAGTACAGCCATAAACAGGTTCCCTTAAGTAGCCGGAGTTCGACATCTACAAGTAATAGACCATCTTCTGTTTCAATAGAGGGATTATCTGGTAATTCTAGCAAAGGTCTTAGTTGTTCTCCTTCTCATCAAAGACTATCTCGTCCGTCACTGCAATCTCACTTCATGACAACTCCGATGAAAGGGTACCCTGTATCTGTCAAAAGTTCTCAAGGAAGTTTTGGAAATTGTCAGAATCTTAAAGGTGGCAGCATTAATGTTGATACACACAGTGAGTATGCTGGAGTTGGCGGCCATCTTTCCCAAAACCATACTGCTAATATTCCCAAAGGATGTGAAAGGAGACAACGAAATCCACTCATTATTAAGGAAAGTGATATCTTTCCAAATGGTGGAACGTATGAGGCAGCATCACGTACTAAGCTTGAAATGAGCGCTCAAGATGATGGTCCAGAGAAGAAAGTGGAGAATTTCAGACAACCAAATACTAATGCTGCTGAACACGATATGCATGGGAAAAGCAAATCGATTGTTCTCATTTTACCTAGAGACACCCCCCAGAATAAGCATCGGAAAGTTCCTGATATTCAAAGCTCCTTGTGTAAAAAACTAGCGAGTTCTGCTCAAACAAGACTTTCAGAAATACCTAAGGAACTTCCTTGTAGATATCCAAATTCCAATATTTCTTACACGTGTTCTCAGCCAGACAAAATCAGTGGAGGGCATTCTCAGCCGAAGCGGTCAGTATCCAGTTCCACAGAACCAGAAGATATTAAAATTCCTGCTTCTACTTTATCAGCACCCGAACTGTTCAGAGCAGGAATAAGTCCTTCCAGATCTAGAAAGGCCGAGGAAAAGAAACACAACACTGGTGCATCTTCATCTTCAAATGGGCCTCTCAAGGGAATAGATCAGAAAGGAACTGCAGAGAAATCAAGAAGTTCTTCACCTTTTCGGCGATTTAGCTTCAGCATTGGCTTTACTGGTAAAGGTCCTGGCTGTAAAGAGGTTGCCCATGTGCCACATCAGGGTTCTGTAGCAGCACTTAAATCTAGTTCGGAAAATGCGAGAGGTTATGCCAGCTCAAAAAATTCAGGCAATGATAAACCTGGTGATGCTTCCAAAAGCAGGTCTAGTAGCCCTTTAAGGCGATTACTGGATCCACTGCTAAAACCAAAGACAGGTCATCGCTCAATGGAGTTGACTGATAAAGATTCGGTGTTAACGAAAAAGAATTGTAGGCCAGGTGATGGGGAAATTTCTATGGAGAAAAAAGATGTGGTCAGGGGCCAGAGGGTTGGGTGTACCAATATTAGTGCAGTTGATTTatcaaagaacaaaaagaaTAGGCCATCAACATTTCAAGCTCTTCTAAGAATTGCCGTGAAGAATGGTCAGCCCCTTTTCACATTTGCTGTTGACAATAATAGCAACATCATTGCTGCCACTGTGAAGAACTTGGCTGTCTCAGAGGAAGACGAATGTGACCGTATCTATACCTTTTTTACCTTCAGAGAGGGTAAAAAGAAGAGCGGAAGTTGGATGAATCAAGCTAGCAAAACTAAAGGTCCTGATTATATTCACCATGCTGTTGCCCAGATGAAGGTTTCTGGTTCACAGCATTACGCTTCACCAAGACAGAATTGCGTGGACTCCAATTCCAATAAGgagtttgttttgttttctgtaAAGCTAAAGCAGGGAGATGCTCAGGTCACTGACTATGAACCAAAGGACGAgcttgctgccattgttgtcaAATCACCCAAGGCTATCGACTTTATCAATTATGCACATCAGAGTAGTCGCCAGAATGACACTCAAGATCTACATGTTACAGTTGTGCTCCCAACTGGGGTTCATAGTCTTCCAAGTAATGGTGGACCTTCATCACTGATTGAGCGCTGGAGAACAGGTGGATCATGTGACTGTGGTGGTTGGGATATGGCTTGTAAACTTAAGATTCTGGCAAATGAAAGTGATACGTATAGAGAATCAAGAATTTCGAAAGCTTGTTTCCCACATCCCTTTGAGCTTTTCCTCCAG GGTAATGACCAGGACCAAGAAAACCAGCCTGCTTTCAGTTTTTCTCCCTTTAAGCCTGGGGTATATTCGGTAGCTTTTGATTCTTCATTCTCACTTCTGCAAGCATTCTCCATCTGCATAGCATTAGTGGATGGCTTGATCTCATATGAACTTTCTGGATCAAGAA
- the LOC108333364 gene encoding uncharacterized protein LOC108333364 isoform X1, with the protein MAPSLSFWEYTVIFFLRPLFAIVFVLFLISSGWFVAWKLVLVHVPLVQEVFGLKKKPVRVKPQIGRFSKIYSTLHAQNSPPTRFVSATVRRSRRCLINP; encoded by the exons ATGGCTCCTTCGTTGTCATTTTGGGAATACACGGTGATCTTCTTTCTGCGGCCCCTTTTCGCCATTGTCTTCGTTCTCTTCTTAATATCTTCTG GTTGGTTTGTGGCGTGGAAACTGGTGCTGGTTCACGTTCCTTTGGTGCAAGAGGTTTTCGGCCTCAAAAAGAAACCTGTCCGAGTGAAGCCCCAAATTGGTCGCTTCTCCAAAATTTACAGCACACTTCATGCCCAAAACTCACCTCCCACGAG GTTCGTCAGCGCTACTGTTAGACGAAGTCGAAGATGCTTGATCAATCCTTAG
- the LOC108333364 gene encoding uncharacterized protein LOC108333364 isoform X3 encodes MAPSLSFWEYTVIFFLRPLFAIVFVLFLISSGWFVAWKLVLVHVPLVQEVFGLKKKPVRVKPQIGRFSKIYSTLHAQNSPPTRIEDEES; translated from the exons ATGGCTCCTTCGTTGTCATTTTGGGAATACACGGTGATCTTCTTTCTGCGGCCCCTTTTCGCCATTGTCTTCGTTCTCTTCTTAATATCTTCTG GTTGGTTTGTGGCGTGGAAACTGGTGCTGGTTCACGTTCCTTTGGTGCAAGAGGTTTTCGGCCTCAAAAAGAAACCTGTCCGAGTGAAGCCCCAAATTGGTCGCTTCTCCAAAATTTACAGCACACTTCATGCCCAAAACTCACCTCCCACGAG GATAGAGGACGAGGAAAGTTGA
- the LOC108333364 gene encoding uncharacterized protein LOC108333364 isoform X2, translating to MAPSLSFWEYTVIFFLRPLFAIVFVLFLISSGWFVAWKLVLVHVPLVQEVFGLKKKPVRVKPQIGRFSKIYSTLHAQNSPPTRGRGKLKVIVDGLK from the exons ATGGCTCCTTCGTTGTCATTTTGGGAATACACGGTGATCTTCTTTCTGCGGCCCCTTTTCGCCATTGTCTTCGTTCTCTTCTTAATATCTTCTG GTTGGTTTGTGGCGTGGAAACTGGTGCTGGTTCACGTTCCTTTGGTGCAAGAGGTTTTCGGCCTCAAAAAGAAACCTGTCCGAGTGAAGCCCCAAATTGGTCGCTTCTCCAAAATTTACAGCACACTTCATGCCCAAAACTCACCTCCCACGAG AGGACGAGGAAAGTTGAAGGTTATTGTAGATGGATTGAAATAG
- the LOC108333343 gene encoding uncharacterized protein LOC108333343 translates to MPLHSLPDDNHHDFVAELTHRMACFLLSDDDTLHSSRDSIHESAEGCSQEPSPSAAPEERSWKSGYDMFGKLQSFNIGLYSHQSLVQEQIRAIELSGVKQDQVAVSPKQTPAPHRKNLGQTYEPKKGNVRRARPPRPGPQHGAGMRALFLDGPGSRGGTGVFLPRAGAPTPSESTNKQGKGCSTVLIPARVVQALQLHFDQMAATSGPKAGAFHPLHDVVVSDRDGMYSLQNHQSQKAATSIQNETILPQEWAY, encoded by the exons ATGCCTCTTCACTCTCTCCCCGACGACAACCACCACGATTTCGTCGCCGAGTTAACTCACCGCATGGCTTGCTTCTTGCTTTCCGACGACGACACTCTCCATTCG TCACGAGACTCCATACATGAAAGTGCAGAAGGTTGCTCTCAGGAACCATCACCCTCTGCCGCCCCTGAAGAGCGTTCATGGAAGAGCGGCTACGACATGTTTGGGAAGCTTCAAAGCTTCAATATTGGACTCTATTCTCATCAATCTCTCGTTCAGGAACAGATTCGAGCCATTGAA CTGTCAGGGGTGAAGCAAGACCAGGTGGCCGTGTCCCCCAAACAGACACCCGCTCCGCATCGGAAAAACCTAGGACAGACATACGAGCCCAAGAAAGGAAACGTACGGAGGGCCCGCCCGCCGCGGCCCGGCCCACAACACGGTGCTGGCATGCGGGCCTTGTTTCTTGACGGGCCCGGTTCTAGGGGTGGGACCGGCGTTTTCTTGCCGCGTGCAGGAGCCCCTACCCCGTCCGAATCTACTAACAAGCAAG GCAAAGGTTGTTCCACAGTTCTTATACCTGCCAGAGTTGTCCAGGCTCTGCAACTCCACTTCGACCAAATGGCTGCCACGTCTGGGCCCAAAGCTGGTGCCTTTCATCCTCTTCATG ATGTTGTAGTGAGTGACAGGGATGGCATGTATTCACTTCAGAATCATCAGTCACAGAAAGCAGCAACAAGTATCCAGAATGAAACGATTCTGCCACAAGAGTGGGCATATTGA
- the LOC108333435 gene encoding uncharacterized protein LOC108333435, with amino-acid sequence MAKDRSSIFSFQYFCYVVVILSICSIILSLSWSHCCSQCHSPYQALVQKQNLPINLLSYPFAWNHLVFSSEPPSKLLKIALFVRKWPHKSRAGGLERHALTLHLGLAKRGHDLHVFTTYTDSSSTNYSFNNLHFHFSKPSPAGYLDQASVWKQFQAENSSGKPFDVVHTESVGLRHTRSRYVSNLAVTWHGIAYETFHSDIIQELLRTPQEPQTKALTERPVKVVEEVKFFPNYAHHVATSDHAGDILKRVYMIPEERVHIILNGVDEQVFRSDVSKGNEFKKRYGIPGTKSLVIGLAGRLVKDKGHPLMFEALKQIIAENSSFQESSMVVVAGDGPWGARYGDLGANMLVLGPLEQAELACFYNAIDIFVNPTLRAQGLDHTLLEAMLSGKPVMATRLASIAGSVVVGNEMGYTFSPTVSDLKRAIYELWISGRDVLNKKGQVAMQRGLQLFTATKMVAAYERLFLCISGSMHENHFCEYQP; translated from the coding sequence ATGGCAAAGGATCGAAGTTCTATATTCAGTTTTCAATATTTCTGTTACGTTGTGGTAATCCTTTCCATATGCTCTATAATCTTATCTCTGTCTTGGAGCCACTGTTGCAGCCAGTGTCATTCACCATACCAAGCACTTGTACAAAAGCAAAACCTACCAATCAACCTCCTTTCATATCCCTTTGCATGGAACCATCTTGTGTTCTCCTCAGAGCCACCTTCAAAGCTTCTTAAGATTGCACTTTTTGTCAGGAAATGGCCACACAAGTCTCGTGCAGGTGGGCTTGAACGCCACGCCCTCACACTCCATCTTGGTCTTGCTAAAAGAGGCCATGATCTTCACGTATTCACCACTTACACAGACTCTTCTTCGACCAACTATTCCTTCAACAACTTACACTTTCACTTCTCCAAACCATCACCTGCTGGTTACCTCGACCAAGCTTCGGTTTGGAAGCAGTTTCAAGCAGAAAACTCATCTGGTAAACCATTTGACGTTGTTCACACGGAGAGTGTTGGACTTAGGCACACAAGATCTCGATATGTTAGTAATTTGGCCGTCACTTGGCATGGGATTGCATACGAGACATTTCATTCTGATATCATTCAAGAACTCCTTAGAACACCCCAGGAACCTCAGACAAAGGCTTTGACTGAAAGACCTGTAAAGGTCGTTGAAGAGGTCAAGTTCTTCCCAAATTATGCTCATCACGTTGCCACCAGTGATCATGCAGGTGATATCCTAAAGAGGGTCTATATGATTCCGGAAGAAAGGGTCCATATTATTCTAAATGGCGTGGACGAACAGGTTTTCAGATCAGATGTTTCAAAGGGAAATGAATTCAAGAAGAGGTACGGAATTCCGGGTACAAAGTCATTAGTGATAGGACTGGCTGGGAGGTTAGTCAAGGACAAGGGGCACCCTTTGATGTTTGAAGCTTTGAAGCAGATAATTGCAGAAAACAGCAGTTTCCAAGAGAGTAGCATGGTTGTGGTTGCAGGAGATGGTCCTTGGGGTGCAAGATACGGAGATCTTGGGGCAAATATGTTGGTTCTGGGACCCTTGGAACAAGCTGAATTGGCATGTTTCTATAATGCTATTGACATTTTTGTAAACCCCACTTTAAGAGCACAAGGTTTGGATCACACTTTGCTAGAAGCCATGCTAAGTGGGAAGCCAGTGATGGCTACTAGGCTTGCAAGCATTGCAGGGTCTGTAGTTGTAGGCAATGAAATGGGTTACACATTTTCACCAACGGTGAGTGATCTGAAGAGGGCTATATATGAGTTATGGATTAGTGGAAGAGATGTTCTGAACAAGAAAGGTCAGGTTGCGATGCAAAGAGGTTTGCAACTGTTCACTGCAACAAAGATGGTGGCCGCTTATGAGAGACTCTTTCTTTGCATATCAGGTTCAATGCATGAGAACCATTTCTGTGAATACCAACCATGA
- the LOC108333302 gene encoding uncharacterized protein LOC108333302 — protein MKKEDTVKLISAEGFEFVVDKEAAMVSQTIHNMLTSPGSFSERQHGEVTFPEISTTILEKICQYFYWHLQFASGKETEFPIEPELTLELMMAANYLHT, from the exons atgaagaaggaagACACAGTAAAACTGATCAGCGCGGAGGGTTTTGAATTTGTGGTCGACAAAGAAGCTGCAATGGTTTCACAGACCATACATAACATGCTTACTTCTCCAG GGAGTTTCTCTGAGAGGCAGCACGGCGAAGTTACCTTTCCCGAGATTAGTACCACCATTCTGGAGAAGATTTGCCAGTACTTTTATTGGCATCTACAATTTGCCag TGGGAAGGAAACGGAATTTCCCATTGAACCTGAGTTAACTCTAGAGCTAATGATGGCTGCCAATTACCTCCATACATAA
- the LOC108333054 gene encoding uncharacterized protein LOC108333054 yields MEARHASLGRRTLEEIRQKRAAERLSKTSSGADLTKVPSTSELANKAESGNRLSETDFSALLSQLKGLQNKNTELEEENRKITLKLQTMETDNGAMRKQLNDLEQNTVPSLRKALKDVAMEKDAAVVAREDLSAQLRTLKKRLKEAEDEQYRAEEDAAALRAELNLIQQQSMTNTVSTIPSFGNPPDHFQIQRLQKELDDLKLELQRESLLRHQEQEQLAKEQARSASLMSQNEELEEKLKSIPIVAPEVSDPAAPKAFSLEDKQKLDIRLHDMALAIERLESSRQKLLMEIDSQSTEIERLFEENSNLSNSYQEAIQASMRWENQVMECLKQNEELRGILDNLRNEQARGLPDSSKNGAHEIPSLGSTEEMTSMKGQLVKEQRRAEALSAEVMQLSAQLEQFKQAYDGLTRFYRPVLRNIESNLIKMKQDTSLAVQ; encoded by the exons ATGGAGGCGCGTCATGCATCTCTTGGTCGACGAACG TTGGAGGAAATTCGCCAAAAGAGAGCGGCAGAGAGATTGAGCAAAACCTCTTCGGGAGCAGATCTAACCAAGGTTCCCAGCACCTCCG AGCTTGCGAACAAGGCCGAGAGCGGTAATAGGCTCTCTGAG ACAGATTTTAGTGCTTTATTGTCTCAACTGAAAGGTCTGCAAAACAAGAACACCGAGTTGGAGGAAGAAAACAGGAAAATAACTTTGAAG CTTCAGACGATGGAAACTGATAATGGTGCAATGCGCAAGCAGTTGAATGATCTG GAGCAAAACACAGTGCCATCTCTACGTAAGGCTCTGAAAGATGTTGCAATGGAAAAAGATGCCGCAGTTGTTGCACGG GAGGACCTTTCAGCACAGCTTCGTACCCTGAAAAAACGTCTTAAGGAAGCTGAAGATGAGCAATATCGT GCTGAGGAAGATGCAGCAGCATTAAGAGCAGAATTGAACTTAATTCAGCAGCAATCAATGACTAATACAGTTAGCACAATTCCATCATTTGGTAATCCACCAgatcattttcaaattcaaagatTACAAAAGGAGCTAGATGATTTAAAACTGGAACTGCAG CGAGAATCACTGTTGAGGCACCAGGAGCAGGAACAATTAGCAAAAGAGCAGGCCCGCAGTGCCTCATTGATGTCTCAAAATGAGGAGTTGGAAGAGAAACTTAAGTCAATACCTATAGTGGCTCCAG AAGTCTCAGATCCAGCTGCTCCCAAAGCATTTTCTTTG GAAGACAAGCAGAAACTTGATATCCGGTTGCATGATATGGCTTTAGCTATTGAAAGACTGGAAAGTAGTAGGCAGAAACTTCTAATGGAG ATTGACTCACAATCTACAGAAATTGAGAGGCTTTTTGAGGAAAATTCCAACCTTTCAAATTCATACCAAGAGGCAATTCAAGCATCTATGAGATGGGAAAACCAG GTGATGGAGTGTCTTAAGCAAAATGAAGAGCTTCGTGGGATTCTAGATAATTTGAGAAACGAACAGGCTAGGGGCTTGCCAGACTCTTCTAAAAACGGAGCACATGAGATTCCTTCCTTGGGATCAACAGAAGAGATGACATCTATGAAG GGCCAACTTGTGAAGGAACAGAGGAGAGCAGAGGCACTCTCGGCAGAAGTCATGCAGCTTTCTGCTCAACTCGAACAATTCAAGCAAGCATATGACGGTCTTACACGATT CTATAGGCCAGTGCTGCGCAACATTGAAAGCAATCTCATAAAAATGAAGCAAGACACCTCTTTGGCTGTACAATGA